The window AACGGGGGTGATGATCCCAGTGCCTGGATCTTTGGGCTTAGGGCCACGGCGGAATTTTAGGAAATTTTAATGATTTTAAGTTTGGCCTATAGAACTCTCTCCTCTTAGGCCCGAGAGGATGAGGCGCCTCCTCGATCCGAGAAGGCGTCCTCCCTTCTCATCGATCGCAACACCGGAGATCAAGTCGGCATTGGATAAAGCAATTGCATCTTAGGATTGGGGCGAAAAAGCGCATGAAGGAATACAACTACTGGGGAGAAAGAGCGCGCAGTTATGATGCGGCGACGGCCCATGTGGTCGGTGAAGGCACCCAGCGGGAGACAAAGGGCTGGCTGTTAAACCAATTGCAGGAGACCGACGATGTTCTGGAGCTGGGCTGCGGGACCGGGCAGTTTTCCGAGGCTGTGGCTCAAAAGGCCCGACATCTCACGGCCACGGAAGTCGCATCGGAAATGCTGGATGTGGCAATGCGAAGGCTGTCGCCCTTCGCCAATGTGATCGTTCAAGTGGAAGACTGCTATCGGACCACCTTTCCCGACGGCACCTTTGATGTGGTCTTTTTGGGAAACGTCATTCACATCCTTGGGAAGCCGATGCAGGCATTGACCGAAAGCCGGCGGGTCCTCAAACCCGGAGGACGCATTTTGGTGGCAGACGCCACCTCCTGTGGCATGCCTTTCTGGTCCAAACTTGCCATGGGGATTCGTTATCTGAAGAAATTCGGCCTGCCCCCCAGGGAAAACCGCATCGTGGGTCCGGGTGATGTGGCCCGATGGCTTGAAGCTGCCGGGTTCCAGGTGGAAGAGTCG is drawn from Deltaproteobacteria bacterium and contains these coding sequences:
- a CDS encoding class I SAM-dependent methyltransferase; amino-acid sequence: MHLRIGAKKRMKEYNYWGERARSYDAATAHVVGEGTQRETKGWLLNQLQETDDVLELGCGTGQFSEAVAQKARHLTATEVASEMLDVAMRRLSPFANVIVQVEDCYRTTFPDGTFDVVFLGNVIHILGKPMQALTESRRVLKPGGRILVADATSCGMPFWSKLAMGIRYLKKFGLPPRENRIVGPGDVARWLEAAGFQVEESRLIQKETNVVCAKGRKQT